From Bradyrhizobium sp. sBnM-33:
CGCGAAGCGGTCAAGATGCTCGAGGAGGAAGGGCTGGAGAACGTCTTCGCTCGCCACAAGCGCCACAGCGCCGCCACGCGCGCGGCGATCAAGGCCTGGGGCCTCGAAACGCAATGTCAGGAGCAGGGCGCGCATTCGCCCGCGCTGACCGGCGTCGTCATGCCGGAAGGGCATGACGCCGATCATTTCCGCAAGGTCGTGCTGGAAAACTTCGACATGTCGCTCGGCACCGGCCTCAACAAGATCAAGGGCAAGGTGTTCCGGATCGGCCATATCGGACACTTCAACGACCTGATGCTGATGGGCACGCTGTCGGGTGTCGAGATGGGTCTCGATCTCGCCAAGGTGCCGCATCGCGGCGGAGGCGTGCTGGCGGCGATGGAAGTGCTCAAGGGACGCGGCGTCGTGGCGAGGCCGAAGGCCGCCGTTGCCTGAGCCAGTTTGACCGAAACAACAATAGAGAGAGCTGCGATGAACGCTCCGGTAGCTTCGACCGAAGACCTGATCTATTCCGTCGAGGACGGCATCGCCCGGCTGACGTTCAACCGTCCGCAGGCGCGCAACGCGCTGACCTTTGCCATGTACGAGCAGATGGCGGCGATCTGCGAGACCATCAACAATGATCGCTCGATCAAGGCGATGATCTTGACCGGCGCCGGCGACAAGGCCTTCGCGTCGGGCACCGACATTTCGCAATTCCGAGCCTTCAAGACCGCACAGGACGCGCTCGACTATGAGGCGCGGATCGACCGCGTGCTCGGCGCGCTGGAGGCCTGCCGGGTGCCGACGATTGCGGCGATTGCCGGCGCCTGCACCGGCGGCGGCGCCGGAATCGCGGCGTGCTGCGATATCCGCATCGGTACCGAAACAACGCGGATGGGTTTTCCGATCGCGCGCACGCTCGGCAATTGCCTGTCGATGTCCAATATTTCCAGGCTGGTTTCGCTGGTCGGCCCCGCGCGGACCAAGGATTTGATCTTCAAGGCTCGGCTGGTCGAGGCGCCGGAAGCGCTGGCGCTCGGGCTGCTCAATGAGATCGTGCCCGATGTCGCAACGTTGCAGCGCCGCGCCGACGAGACCGCGAAACTCGTTGCCAGCCATGCGCCGATCACGCTCGAAGTCACCAAGGAAGCGGTGCGCCGCATCCGGCGGACATTGACGCGCGACGAGGGCGAGGACCTGATCCTGCGCGCCTATATGAGCGAGGATTTCCGCGAGGGAATGGACGCTTTCCTCAACAAGCGCTCGCCGAACTGGAAGGGCAAATAGGGTATCCACGTTCAGAACCGCCCACTATGGTTTGGCGGCCTTTTTTGCCAATTCCATACCGAGGTCGAGCGCCGCGATACCTATTCTGTCTGAGGGCGTGGTGAGGCAACGTTGATCCATCCACGCGATGATCGCGTCGAAGTCGCCACCACCAACCATGTCCCGCTCGCCGCTAATGTTCAGGCCGCTGATAAATCCGACCAGCCAGGATTCAAAGCTTCCTTTGACCACCGCATTTTTCTTGCGGTTGGTCCAGGCCGTGCAGGTTTGAGAGCCCGCGCCAATTATTGAGGAACCGGCGTCCGCGGTGGTGGCAAGACAAGCCAGGAGAAAACCAATCGCGAACGCTTTCATGCTTTTTCGCCGACCATCATTCGTCGGATCGTAGCACAGCAGGGCGGCTACTTCTTGAGACAAAGACCAACGGCCGGACCGCTGCCGCACTTGGCGCCATCGGGGGCACCGCCGGACGGACAGAACACCGACACCAGGTTTTCATTTGTATCGCAGCCGACCTCGCCATTGGCCTGAACCGACCTGATGGAAGTGCCAGCCGGCCCAGGATCGCCTTTCGGACCGGGCACACCTTGCGGACCCTGTGGCCCTTGGGGACCCTGTTGCCCTTGAGGGCCGGGCACGCCTTGCAAGCCCTGTACGCCCTGAGGCCCGGCCGGTCCCTGTGGGCCGGTATCCCCTTTCGGTCCTGGATCCCGTCCGCACCCCGCGAGGGTCAGCGCCGCACCCACGAGGGCGGTCATCACAATCCTTCTCATTCAGTGTCTCCTCCTGATGCTGCTTGTAGCGTGCATTAAACGGGCCCACTCGCCGCCGCACAATGGAAAAGCGGCGAGATTGAATTCGGCTGTTCGTAGCCGCAGGCCCTCCTACTGGGAAGGATTTGCACCTCATGCGAAAGTCATGCGCGGCACATTGCAGTGCAGCTTGAACTCTGACCGGTTCGCTCGCAAGATGTGGCAACCAGACAGATCTGATTTTCCAGGTCTTGCAAATACATAGGGAAGAAACTCGTGGGACAGATCCTCAAAGCCGCGGCCGCCTTGACGGCCATGATCGCAACCACACCTGCGTTTGCCGCTTGGGAGCCGACCAAGCCGGTGGAAATCGTGGTAGCGGCCGGCGCCGGCGGTGCCTCCGACCAGATGGCGCGGATGATGCAGTCGGCGATCCAAAAGAACAACCTAATGAAGCAGCCGGTGGTTGTATCCCTCAAGGGCGGGGCGTCCGGCGCCGAGGCGCTGATGTACATGAAATCCAGCGACGGCGATCCCAACAAGGTGCTGATCGCCTATTCCCTGATCTACATGCTGCCGCTGTCGGCCAAGATCCCGTTCAACTGGCGTGACCTGACGCCGGTGTCGGTGGTCGCGCTCGACCAGTTCGTGCTGTGGGACAATGCCGACGGCCCCAAGACGGTGAAGGATTTCATCGCGGCCGCCAAGGCGGCGAGCTCGCCGTTCAAGATGGGCGGCACCGGCTCCAAGCGCGAGGACCATGTGCTCACCGTGTTCATGGAGCAGAAGACCGGCGCAAAATTCTCGTATCTGCCCTACAAGTCCGGCGGCGAGGCCGCGACGCAGCTTGTCGGCAAGCACACCGAAGCCAATGTCAATAACCCGTCCGAAAACCTCGAAGTCTGGCGCGCCGGTCAGGTCCGCGCGCTGTGCGTGTTCGACAAGGAGCGCATCTCCTACAAGACCAAGGTGACAGAGACGCAATCCTGGAACGACATCCCGACCTGCAAGGAGGAAGGGCTCGACGTGCAGTACCTGATGCTGCGCGCGATGTTCCTGCCCGGCAAGGTGACGCCGGAGCAGCAGGCGTTCTATGTCGATCTGTTCCAGAAGCTGACCCAGACGCCGGAATACAAGGACTACATGGAGAAGCAGGCACTCAAGCCGATCTTCCTCACCGGCAAGGATATGCTGAAATTCCTCGAAGAGGATGACAAGCTGAATGCCTCGCTGATGAAGGAAGCGGGCTTCGTCGCGAAGTAACGGGCTTGGTTGTTTTTTTGACGCGTTTCTTCACGCGAACCGGTGCCCACTTCGCTCGAAAACGCTATGGCAATCGTTACTCCTCCGCGTGGCCGTATCCGGCCATGCGGAGGCGGACCTTCTCGATTTCTTCCTTTGACAGGAGTGGCGGCGTGCCGATCTGCAGGCAGCCGTGATATTGCCGCGCCAGCGTCTCGACCTCGACCGCAAGCCACATCGCTTTTGCCAGCGACGGCCCGATCGCGATCATGCCGTGATGTTCGAGCAGGCAGGCCAGCCGTCCCTCTAGCGCGCGTACGGCTTGCTCGGAGAGCTCCTGGGTGCCGAAGGTCGCGTATGGCGCGCAGCGGATGGTGTCGCCGCCGGCGACGGCGACCATGTAATGCACCGGCGGAATCTCCTTGCCCATGATCGCCAGCATGGTCGAATAGGGCGGATGGGCATGAACGATCGCCTGCACCTCCGGGCGGGCCTTCAGGATGTCGCGGTGAAAGCGCCATTCGCTCGACGGCCGATGGCCGGGATCGTGGTTGCCGTCGAGATGCATGTAGACGATCTGCTCGGGCTTCATCGCTTCGTAGGGCGTGCTGGTCGGCGTGATCAGCATGCCATCGCCATGGCGCAGGCTGATATTGCCTGACGTCCCCTGGTTGATGCCGAGCGCATTCATGCGCAGGCAGGCATCGATAATCGACTGGCGTTTTTCCCGGTCTTTCGTGGTCGGCATTTCGAACCTCTTGCAGCCCGCGGACAATGCTTGAATATTGCGTCGCAGTATAGTCGAACATGCCTCTAGAATTGCTGACTGGGAGAAGTCATGACGCGCGCCGTGCTTGGCATCATAGGCGGATCCGGCATCTACGACCTGCCGGGGCTGGAGGATGTCCACGAGGAAACCATCAACAGCCCGTGGGGCGAGCCGTCCGCGCCGTTGATGCGCGGTATCATCGCCGGGCTGCCGGTCGCGTTCCTGCCGCGCCATGGCAAGGGGCATGTGCTCTCGCCCTCCGACATCAACTACCGTGCCAATATCGACGTGCTGAAACGGGCAGGGGTCACCGACCTGGTTTCGCTATCGGCCTGCGGCTCGTACAATGAGGAACTGCCACCCGGCACGTTTGTGCTGGTCGATCAGTTCGTCGACCGCACCCATCGCCGGGAGAGCTCGTTCTTCGGCAAGGGTTGCGTCGCCCATGTCTCGATGGCCCATCCGGTTTCGCCGCGGCTGCACGTGCATCTGGCTGCAGCCGCTGAGGCCGAGGGGATCGCGGCGGTGAGGGGCGGCACCTATGTCTGCATGGAGGGGCCGCAATTCTCCAGCCTCGCCGAGAGTCTGATGTATAAGGCGCAGGGTCATTCGGTGATCGGCATGACCAACATGCCCGAGGCAAAACTCGCCCGCGAGGCCGAGATCTGTTACGCCAGCGTGGCGATGGTCACCGATTACGATTGCTGGCATCCTCATCATGAGGCGGTCACCGTGCAGGACATCATTCGCGTGCTGAATTCGAATGCCGGCAAGGCCAAGGCGCTGGTTGCGCGTCTCGCCCGGGATTTCCCGCGCGAGCATGAGCCGTGCCCGATCGGCTCGGACAAGGCGCTCGACACCGCGCTGATCACGGCGCCGGAAGCGCGCGATGCAAAATTGCTCGCCAAACTCGATGCCGTGGCCGGAAGGGTGCTACGATCGTGAGGATGTCTTCCAGCGGGCGCACGACGCGAAGGGCGTAGGACATGAAGGTCGATGGCCGGCATTTTCGCAGCATCTGGCTTGAGGACGACGGCTGGACGGTCAGTGCG
This genomic window contains:
- a CDS encoding S-methyl-5'-thioadenosine phosphorylase: MTRAVLGIIGGSGIYDLPGLEDVHEETINSPWGEPSAPLMRGIIAGLPVAFLPRHGKGHVLSPSDINYRANIDVLKRAGVTDLVSLSACGSYNEELPPGTFVLVDQFVDRTHRRESSFFGKGCVAHVSMAHPVSPRLHVHLAAAAEAEGIAAVRGGTYVCMEGPQFSSLAESLMYKAQGHSVIGMTNMPEAKLAREAEICYASVAMVTDYDCWHPHHEAVTVQDIIRVLNSNAGKAKALVARLARDFPREHEPCPIGSDKALDTALITAPEARDAKLLAKLDAVAGRVLRS
- a CDS encoding enoyl-CoA hydratase/isomerase family protein — encoded protein: MNAPVASTEDLIYSVEDGIARLTFNRPQARNALTFAMYEQMAAICETINNDRSIKAMILTGAGDKAFASGTDISQFRAFKTAQDALDYEARIDRVLGALEACRVPTIAAIAGACTGGGAGIAACCDIRIGTETTRMGFPIARTLGNCLSMSNISRLVSLVGPARTKDLIFKARLVEAPEALALGLLNEIVPDVATLQRRADETAKLVASHAPITLEVTKEAVRRIRRTLTRDEGEDLILRAYMSEDFREGMDAFLNKRSPNWKGK
- a CDS encoding tripartite tricarboxylate transporter substrate-binding protein, translated to MIATTPAFAAWEPTKPVEIVVAAGAGGASDQMARMMQSAIQKNNLMKQPVVVSLKGGASGAEALMYMKSSDGDPNKVLIAYSLIYMLPLSAKIPFNWRDLTPVSVVALDQFVLWDNADGPKTVKDFIAAAKAASSPFKMGGTGSKREDHVLTVFMEQKTGAKFSYLPYKSGGEAATQLVGKHTEANVNNPSENLEVWRAGQVRALCVFDKERISYKTKVTETQSWNDIPTCKEEGLDVQYLMLRAMFLPGKVTPEQQAFYVDLFQKLTQTPEYKDYMEKQALKPIFLTGKDMLKFLEEDDKLNASLMKEAGFVAK
- a CDS encoding class II aldolase/adducin family protein, with the protein product MPTTKDREKRQSIIDACLRMNALGINQGTSGNISLRHGDGMLITPTSTPYEAMKPEQIVYMHLDGNHDPGHRPSSEWRFHRDILKARPEVQAIVHAHPPYSTMLAIMGKEIPPVHYMVAVAGGDTIRCAPYATFGTQELSEQAVRALEGRLACLLEHHGMIAIGPSLAKAMWLAVEVETLARQYHGCLQIGTPPLLSKEEIEKVRLRMAGYGHAEE